In the Oncorhynchus keta strain PuntledgeMale-10-30-2019 chromosome 14, Oket_V2, whole genome shotgun sequence genome, one interval contains:
- the LOC118393870 gene encoding unconventional myosin-Ie-like isoform X1 has translation MGSRGHYRYHWQSHNVKQSGVDDMVLLSKINEDAIVDNLKKRYMDDYIFTYIGPVLISVNPFKQMPYFGDKEVEMYQGAAQYENPPHIYALADNMYRNMMIDRENQCVIISGESGAGKTVAAKYIMGYISRVSGGGPKVQHVKDIILQSNPLLEAFGNAKTVRNNNSSRFGKYFEIQFSSGGEPDGGKISNFLLEKSRVVMRNPGERSFHIFYQLIEGATGEQKSSLGITSLDYYNYLNQSGSYKVDDINDKSDFQETMHAMEVIGISGEDRGLVLQIVAGVLHLGNINFREAGNYAAVESEEFLAFPAFLLGIDQKRLKEKLTSRKMDSKWGSSMESIDVTLNVEQACYTRDALSKALHSRVFDFLVESINKAIVKVHQEFNIGVLDIYGFEIFQKNGFEQFCINFVNEKLQQIFIELTLKAEQEEYVQEGIRWTPIEYFNNKIVCDLIESKLNPPGIMSILDDVCATMHAVGEGADQTMLQKLRVAINSHEHFNSWNQGFIIHHYAGKVSYDAEGFCERNRDVLFSDLIELMQSSEIAFIRALFPDNLNAEKKGRPTTAGSKIKKQANDLVQTLMKCTPHYIRCIKPNETKKPKDWEESRVKHQVEYLGLKENIRVRRAGYAYRRVFRKFLNRYAILTKESWPTWRGDEKQGVLHLLRAVNMDQDQFQLGRTKVFIKAPESLFLLEETRERKFDSHARAIQKAWRKYVARKKYVQMREEASDLLVNRKDRRRHSLNRNFVGDYLGMDDRPELRQFLAKREKIDFADKVTKYDRRFKGIKRDLILTPKCMYLIGREKVKQGPEKGQVTEVLKRRIDVEKILAVSLSTMQDDLLILHEQEYDSLLECTFKTEFISLLARRFEERTQRKLPLKFGTTLELKLKKENWGFLSGGGSRQVMFVQGQGDVAVTKPSSKTLQVSIGAGLPKNTRPTKKSFTQSRSSVSRTHLNTPTRAPPGPPVAHQNGGPKNTNHIANQRNASQHSNQRPPSTGNGSRPFLPNNVIMKERGSNHPKPNQPNLDCLKVPDQGAAGNGGARTASNGGIVQRQSVSRPPPGGGRPKPAPKPKPQVPQCKALYAYDAQDTDELSFNADDIIDIIKEDASGWWTGRLRAKQGLFPNNYVSKI, from the exons GGGAGCCGGGGCCACTACCGGTACCACTGGCAGAGCCACAATGTCAAGCAGAGTGGAGTGGACGACATGGTGCTCCTCTCCAAGATCAACGAGGACGCCATTGTGGACAACCTCAAGAAGAGATACATGGACGACTACATCTTT ACTTACATTGGCCCTGTGCTCATCTCTGTTAATCCGTTCAAGCAGATGCCATACTTTGGAGACAAGGAAGTGGAGATGTATCAGGGCGCG GCCCAGTATGAGAACCCTCCTCACATCTACGCCCTGGCAGACAACATGTACAGAAACATGATGATCGACAGGGAGAACCAGTGTGTCATCATCAG TGGAGAGAGTGGTGCAGGGAAGACGGTAGCAGCCAAATACATCATGGGATACATCTCCAGAGTATCTGGAGGAGGACCCAAAGTGCAG CACGTCAAAGACATCATCCTCCAGTCCAACCCCCTCCTGGAGGCCTTCGGGAACGCCAAGACAGTGAGGAACAACAACTCCAGCAGATTT GGGAAATACTTTGAGATCCAGTTCAGTTCCGGCGGCGAGCCAGATGGAGGGAAAATCTCCAACTTCCTGTTGGAGAAATCACGCGTCGTCATGAGGAATCCTGGAGAGAGGAGCTTCCATATATTCTATCAG TTGATAGAGGGAGCAACTGGAGAACAGAAGAGCAGCCTTGGAATCACAAGCCTAGATTACTACAATTACCTCAATCAGTCTGGATCCTACAAAGTGGATGACATCAACGACAAAAGCGATTTTCAGGAAACTATG cATGCCATGGAGGTGATTGGCATCTCAGGGGAGGACCGTGGCCTGGTGCTGCAGATCGTAGCCGGAGTCCTGCACCTTGGGAACATCAACTTCAGGGAAGCAGGGAACTACGCCGCTGTTGAGAGCGAGGAGT tcctgGCCTTCCCTGCGTTTCTGCTGGGGATTGACCAGAAGCGGCTGAAGGAGAAGTTGACCAGCAGGAAGATGGACAGCAAGTGGGGCAGTTCTATGGAGTCCATCGATGTGACACTGAATGTGGAGCAGGCGTGTTACACACGGGACGCCCTGTCCAAGGCCCTGCACTCACGTGTTTTTGACTTCCTAGTAGAG TCCATCAACAAAGCCATCGTGAAGGTTCATCAAGAGTTTAACATTGGCGTGTTGGATATCTATGGATTTGAAATATTCCAA AAAAATGGCTTTGAGCAGTTCTGCATCAACTTTGTGAATGAGAAACTGCAGCAGATCTTCATTGAGCTCACGCTTAAAGCTGAGCAG gaggagTATGTACAAGAAGGCATCCGGTGGACTCCTATTGAATACTTTAACAATAAGATTGTCTGCGATCTCATTGAGAGCAAACTG AACCCCCCTGGCATCATGAGTATCCTGGATGACGTGTGTGCCACCATGCACGCGGTGGGCGAGGGGGCAGACCAGACCATGCTGCAGAAGCTGAGGGTGGCCATCAACTCCCATGAACACTTCAACAGCTGGAACCAAGGCTTCATCATCCACCACTACGCTGGCAAG GTGTCCTACGACGCAGAGGGTTTCTGTGAGAGGAACCGTGACGTCCTCTTCAGTGACCTCATCGAGTTGATGCAAAGCAGCGAAAT AGCTTTCATCAGGGCCCTGTTTCCAGATAACCTCAACGCCGAAAAGAAAGGCCGGCCGACGACAGCCGGCAGTAAAATCAAG AAACAAGCGAATGACCTGGTCCAGACGCTGATGAAGTGCACCCCTCACTACATCCGCTGCATCAAACCCAATGAGACCAAAAAGCCCAAGGACTGGGAGGAGAGCCG gGTAAAGCACCAAGTGGAGTACCTGGGCCTGAAGGAGAACATCAGGGTGAGGCGTGCTGGCTATGCCTACCGCAGAGTCTTCAGGAAGTTCCTCAACAG GTATGCCATCCTGACTAAGGAGTCGTGGCCTACATGGcgtggagatgagaagcagggtGTTCTTCATCTCCTACGTGCAGTCAACATGGACCAGGACCAGTTCCAGCTTGGACGCACAAAGGTCTTCATCAAAGCACCTGAGTCG CTCTTCCTGTTGGAGGAGACAAGGGAACGTAAGTTTGACAGCCACGCCAGGGCCATCCAGAAAGCCTGGCGCAAGTATGTGGCCCGCAAGAAGTACGTTCAGATGAGGGAGGAAG cCTCTGACCTGCTGGTGAACAGGAAGGATCGGAGGAGACACAGCCTCAACAGGAACTTTGTAGGGGACTACCTGGGTATGGACGACAGGCCTGAGCTACGACAGTTCCTGGCCAAGAGGGAAAAGATTGACTTCGCTGACAAAGTCACAAAATACGACCGTCGCTTCAAA GGCATTAAGAGAGACTTGATCCTGACCCCGAAGTGTATGTACCTGATTGGGAGAGAAAAGGTGAAGCAGGGCCCTGAGAAAGGTCAGGTGACCGAGGTACTGAAGAGGCGGATTGATGTGGAGAAGATTCTGGCTGTGTCTCTCAG CACGATGCAGGACGACCTGCTGATCCTGCATGAGCAGGAGTATGACAGCCTGCTGGAGTGCACTTTTAAGACCGAGTTCATCAGCCTGCTGGCCCGCAGGTTCGAGGAGAGGACCCAGAGGAAGCTGCCGCTCAAGTTTGGCACCAC acTGGAGCTGAAGCTGAAGAAGGAGAACTGGGGTTTCCTGAGTGGAGGCGGCTCCAGACAGGTGATGTTTGTCCAGGGCCAGGGGGACGTGGCTGTCACAAAGCCCTCCAGTAAGACGCTGCAGGTCAGCATTGGAGCCGGTCTGCCCAAGAACACAC GTCCCACCAAGAAGAGCTTCACTCAGAGTCGCTCCAGCGTGTCCAGAACCCATCTGAACACTCCCACACGGGCTCCCCCTGGGCCTCCAG TTGCCCATCAGAATGGTGGTCCGAAAAACACCAACCACATAGCCAATCAGAGGAACGCCTCACAGCATTCCAATCAGAGGCCTCCGTCAACAGGCAATGGGTCCCGCCCCTTCCTGCCCAACAACGTCATTAtgaaggagagaggcagcaacCATCCTAAGCCCAACCAGCCAAACCTGGACTGTCTGAAGGTCCCTGACCAGGGGGCGGCAGG TAATGGAGGCGCCCGGACAGCTTCGAATGGAGGAAT TGTTCAAAGACAGTCGGTCAGTAGACCACCCCCAGGGGGGGGGCGACCCAAACCTGCCCCCAAACCCAAGCCCCAGGTGCCCCAGTGCAAAGCCCTTTATGCCTATGATGCTCAGGACACAGATGAGCTCAGCTTCAATGCAGATGACATCATCGACATCATCAAGGAAG ATGCGTCTGGCTGGTGGACGGGGAGGCTACGGGCAAAGCAAGGCCTGTTCCCCAACAACTACGTCAGCAAGATCTAG
- the LOC118393870 gene encoding unconventional myosin-Ie-like isoform X2 gives MGSRGHYRYHWQSHNVKQSGVDDMVLLSKINEDAIVDNLKKRYMDDYIFTYIGPVLISVNPFKQMPYFGDKEVEMYQGAAQYENPPHIYALADNMYRNMMIDRENQCVIISGESGAGKTVAAKYIMGYISRVSGGGPKVQHVKDIILQSNPLLEAFGNAKTVRNNNSSRFGKYFEIQFSSGGEPDGGKISNFLLEKSRVVMRNPGERSFHIFYQLIEGATGEQKSSLGITSLDYYNYLNQSGSYKVDDINDKSDFQETMHAMEVIGISGEDRGLVLQIVAGVLHLGNINFREAGNYAAVESEEFLAFPAFLLGIDQKRLKEKLTSRKMDSKWGSSMESIDVTLNVEQACYTRDALSKALHSRVFDFLVESINKAIVKVHQEFNIGVLDIYGFEIFQKNGFEQFCINFVNEKLQQIFIELTLKAEQEEYVQEGIRWTPIEYFNNKIVCDLIESKLNPPGIMSILDDVCATMHAVGEGADQTMLQKLRVAINSHEHFNSWNQGFIIHHYAGKVSYDAEGFCERNRDVLFSDLIELMQSSEIAFIRALFPDNLNAEKKGRPTTAGSKIKKQANDLVQTLMKCTPHYIRCIKPNETKKPKDWEESRVKHQVEYLGLKENIRVRRAGYAYRRVFRKFLNRYAILTKESWPTWRGDEKQGVLHLLRAVNMDQDQFQLGRTKVFIKAPESLFLLEETRERKFDSHARAIQKAWRKYVARKKYVQMREEASDLLVNRKDRRRHSLNRNFVGDYLGMDDRPELRQFLAKREKIDFADKVTKYDRRFKGIKRDLILTPKCMYLIGREKVKQGPEKGQVTEVLKRRIDVEKILAVSLSTMQDDLLILHEQEYDSLLECTFKTEFISLLARRFEERTQRKLPLKFGTTLELKLKKENWGFLSGGGSRQVMFVQGQGDVAVTKPSSKTLQVSIGAGLPKNTRPTKKSFTQSRSSVSRTHLNTPTRAPPGPPVAHQNGGPKNTNHIANQRNASQHSNQRPPSTGNGSRPFLPNNVIMKERGSNHPKPNQPNLDCLKVPDQGAAGVQRQSVSRPPPGGGRPKPAPKPKPQVPQCKALYAYDAQDTDELSFNADDIIDIIKEDASGWWTGRLRAKQGLFPNNYVSKI, from the exons GGGAGCCGGGGCCACTACCGGTACCACTGGCAGAGCCACAATGTCAAGCAGAGTGGAGTGGACGACATGGTGCTCCTCTCCAAGATCAACGAGGACGCCATTGTGGACAACCTCAAGAAGAGATACATGGACGACTACATCTTT ACTTACATTGGCCCTGTGCTCATCTCTGTTAATCCGTTCAAGCAGATGCCATACTTTGGAGACAAGGAAGTGGAGATGTATCAGGGCGCG GCCCAGTATGAGAACCCTCCTCACATCTACGCCCTGGCAGACAACATGTACAGAAACATGATGATCGACAGGGAGAACCAGTGTGTCATCATCAG TGGAGAGAGTGGTGCAGGGAAGACGGTAGCAGCCAAATACATCATGGGATACATCTCCAGAGTATCTGGAGGAGGACCCAAAGTGCAG CACGTCAAAGACATCATCCTCCAGTCCAACCCCCTCCTGGAGGCCTTCGGGAACGCCAAGACAGTGAGGAACAACAACTCCAGCAGATTT GGGAAATACTTTGAGATCCAGTTCAGTTCCGGCGGCGAGCCAGATGGAGGGAAAATCTCCAACTTCCTGTTGGAGAAATCACGCGTCGTCATGAGGAATCCTGGAGAGAGGAGCTTCCATATATTCTATCAG TTGATAGAGGGAGCAACTGGAGAACAGAAGAGCAGCCTTGGAATCACAAGCCTAGATTACTACAATTACCTCAATCAGTCTGGATCCTACAAAGTGGATGACATCAACGACAAAAGCGATTTTCAGGAAACTATG cATGCCATGGAGGTGATTGGCATCTCAGGGGAGGACCGTGGCCTGGTGCTGCAGATCGTAGCCGGAGTCCTGCACCTTGGGAACATCAACTTCAGGGAAGCAGGGAACTACGCCGCTGTTGAGAGCGAGGAGT tcctgGCCTTCCCTGCGTTTCTGCTGGGGATTGACCAGAAGCGGCTGAAGGAGAAGTTGACCAGCAGGAAGATGGACAGCAAGTGGGGCAGTTCTATGGAGTCCATCGATGTGACACTGAATGTGGAGCAGGCGTGTTACACACGGGACGCCCTGTCCAAGGCCCTGCACTCACGTGTTTTTGACTTCCTAGTAGAG TCCATCAACAAAGCCATCGTGAAGGTTCATCAAGAGTTTAACATTGGCGTGTTGGATATCTATGGATTTGAAATATTCCAA AAAAATGGCTTTGAGCAGTTCTGCATCAACTTTGTGAATGAGAAACTGCAGCAGATCTTCATTGAGCTCACGCTTAAAGCTGAGCAG gaggagTATGTACAAGAAGGCATCCGGTGGACTCCTATTGAATACTTTAACAATAAGATTGTCTGCGATCTCATTGAGAGCAAACTG AACCCCCCTGGCATCATGAGTATCCTGGATGACGTGTGTGCCACCATGCACGCGGTGGGCGAGGGGGCAGACCAGACCATGCTGCAGAAGCTGAGGGTGGCCATCAACTCCCATGAACACTTCAACAGCTGGAACCAAGGCTTCATCATCCACCACTACGCTGGCAAG GTGTCCTACGACGCAGAGGGTTTCTGTGAGAGGAACCGTGACGTCCTCTTCAGTGACCTCATCGAGTTGATGCAAAGCAGCGAAAT AGCTTTCATCAGGGCCCTGTTTCCAGATAACCTCAACGCCGAAAAGAAAGGCCGGCCGACGACAGCCGGCAGTAAAATCAAG AAACAAGCGAATGACCTGGTCCAGACGCTGATGAAGTGCACCCCTCACTACATCCGCTGCATCAAACCCAATGAGACCAAAAAGCCCAAGGACTGGGAGGAGAGCCG gGTAAAGCACCAAGTGGAGTACCTGGGCCTGAAGGAGAACATCAGGGTGAGGCGTGCTGGCTATGCCTACCGCAGAGTCTTCAGGAAGTTCCTCAACAG GTATGCCATCCTGACTAAGGAGTCGTGGCCTACATGGcgtggagatgagaagcagggtGTTCTTCATCTCCTACGTGCAGTCAACATGGACCAGGACCAGTTCCAGCTTGGACGCACAAAGGTCTTCATCAAAGCACCTGAGTCG CTCTTCCTGTTGGAGGAGACAAGGGAACGTAAGTTTGACAGCCACGCCAGGGCCATCCAGAAAGCCTGGCGCAAGTATGTGGCCCGCAAGAAGTACGTTCAGATGAGGGAGGAAG cCTCTGACCTGCTGGTGAACAGGAAGGATCGGAGGAGACACAGCCTCAACAGGAACTTTGTAGGGGACTACCTGGGTATGGACGACAGGCCTGAGCTACGACAGTTCCTGGCCAAGAGGGAAAAGATTGACTTCGCTGACAAAGTCACAAAATACGACCGTCGCTTCAAA GGCATTAAGAGAGACTTGATCCTGACCCCGAAGTGTATGTACCTGATTGGGAGAGAAAAGGTGAAGCAGGGCCCTGAGAAAGGTCAGGTGACCGAGGTACTGAAGAGGCGGATTGATGTGGAGAAGATTCTGGCTGTGTCTCTCAG CACGATGCAGGACGACCTGCTGATCCTGCATGAGCAGGAGTATGACAGCCTGCTGGAGTGCACTTTTAAGACCGAGTTCATCAGCCTGCTGGCCCGCAGGTTCGAGGAGAGGACCCAGAGGAAGCTGCCGCTCAAGTTTGGCACCAC acTGGAGCTGAAGCTGAAGAAGGAGAACTGGGGTTTCCTGAGTGGAGGCGGCTCCAGACAGGTGATGTTTGTCCAGGGCCAGGGGGACGTGGCTGTCACAAAGCCCTCCAGTAAGACGCTGCAGGTCAGCATTGGAGCCGGTCTGCCCAAGAACACAC GTCCCACCAAGAAGAGCTTCACTCAGAGTCGCTCCAGCGTGTCCAGAACCCATCTGAACACTCCCACACGGGCTCCCCCTGGGCCTCCAG TTGCCCATCAGAATGGTGGTCCGAAAAACACCAACCACATAGCCAATCAGAGGAACGCCTCACAGCATTCCAATCAGAGGCCTCCGTCAACAGGCAATGGGTCCCGCCCCTTCCTGCCCAACAACGTCATTAtgaaggagagaggcagcaacCATCCTAAGCCCAACCAGCCAAACCTGGACTGTCTGAAGGTCCCTGACCAGGGGGCGGCAGG TGTTCAAAGACAGTCGGTCAGTAGACCACCCCCAGGGGGGGGGCGACCCAAACCTGCCCCCAAACCCAAGCCCCAGGTGCCCCAGTGCAAAGCCCTTTATGCCTATGATGCTCAGGACACAGATGAGCTCAGCTTCAATGCAGATGACATCATCGACATCATCAAGGAAG ATGCGTCTGGCTGGTGGACGGGGAGGCTACGGGCAAAGCAAGGCCTGTTCCCCAACAACTACGTCAGCAAGATCTAG